From the genome of Mugil cephalus isolate CIBA_MC_2020 chromosome 2, CIBA_Mcephalus_1.1, whole genome shotgun sequence, one region includes:
- the aars2 gene encoding alanine--tRNA ligase, mitochondrial: MLRLLLRRLRLLPGPRGLRSADSARSFGGSAPEMPAAQVRSTFLDFFREKHGHLLVPSSPVRPRGDPSLLFVNAGMNQFKPIFLGTADPRSEMSSYRRVVNSQKCVRAGGKHNDLEDVGRDVYHHTFFEMLGNWSFGDYFKEEACRMAWSLLTEHYGIPAEKLYVSYFGGDTGAGLPADNETRHIWLDVGVPPGRVLPFGLKDNFWEMGDTGPCGPCTEIHYDHVGGRDAAKLVNADNPDVVEIWNLVFMQYNRELDHSLRLLPQFSVDTGMGLERLVRVLQGKRSNYDTDLFTPLLHAIHQRSGVGPYGGRTGTEDGGKVDLAYRVVADHIRTLSVCIADGVHPGMSGAELVLRRILRRAVRFCVEVLQAPQGALASLVPTVTHILGDVYPELHREEDRIVDVINENEAQFLASLQQGSRLIQRTLSREDYKHGVFPASVAWSLHRDLGFPLDLVDLMLEEKGVQVDRPELERLMAESQKVASESSQSADESQVVLDVVSLAELQRLGVPHTDDGLKYRYRLDQDRYVFPACRATVLALHDGQTLVSEVPEGRRCGVILDRTCFYSEQGGQSHDRGYFTRDGLQDPVPYPVEAVLRAGGYVVHQVTAADSLKTGDQVQLHLDQLHRLSCMVKHTATHILNFALRKVLGPSVQQRGSHVSAERLRFDFTAKGSLTVPQLQQVESCVNDIVSANQIVHSQELPLQRARSITGLRTVDEVYPDPVRVVSVEVPVSELLDNRTLDKETSVELCCGTHLLRTGAVQDLVIVSERQMVKGISRIVAVTGREAARAREAGQVLSQDVDSLSARLPDSASSIDSAQRLAKEVGVLSDALDNTPIPQWQRRELQSRLKALQRTSNTTVRKLETREAAARAQALLERSGGKEVVVELVDTDSLSVLMKTVNQLSSLSPLSHVMLLAHQRHSGKVLCACQVPKDSPSIAASDWAVEVCRRLGGRAGGSALVAKGTGSSGDIAEAVRWAEDFARQKTRT; the protein is encoded by the exons ATGTTGCGGCTGCTGCTCCGGAGGCTCCGGCTGCTGCCCGGGCCGCGGGGTCTCCGGTCTGCGGACTCAGCCCGCTCCTTCGGCGGCTCCGCTCCGGAGATGCCGGCCGCTCAGGTCCGGAGCACCTTCCTGGACTTCTTCCGGGAGAAACACGGACACCTGCTGGTTCCGTCCTCCCCGGTCCGGCCCAGAGGAGACCCCAGCCTCCTGTTCGTCAACGCCGGCATGAACCAG TTCAAGCCCATCTTCCTTGGTACCGCGGACCCTCGCAGTGAAATGTCCTCATACCGCAGAGTGGTCAACAGCCAGAAATGTGTCCGAGCCGGCGGCAAACACAACGACCTGGAGGACGTGGGCCGGGACGTGTACCACCACACCTTCTTCGAGATGCTGGGGAACTGGTCCTTCGGAGACTACTTCAAG gAGGAGGCGTGTCGCATGGCTTGGAGCCTCCTCACAGAGCATTATGGGATACCCGCTGAGAAACTCTATGTGTCTTATTTTGGCGGGGACACTGGGGCGGGGCTACCGGCCGACAACGAGACGCGACACATCTGGTTGGACGTCGG GGTTCCTCCTGGACGTGTCCTGCCCTTTGGCCTGAAGGACAACTTCTGGGAGATGGGGGACACCGGCCCCTGTGGCCCATGCACCGAGATCCACTACGACCACGTGGGAGGACGAGACGCCGCGAAGCTCGTCAACGCTGACAATCCAGATGTGGTGGAGATCTGGAACCTGGTCTTCATGCAGTACAACAG GGAGCTGGATCACAGTCTTCGGCTGCTGCCCCAGTTcagtgtggacactgggatGGGACTGGAGAGACTGGTCCGAGTCCTGCAGGGCAAAAGGTCCAACTACGACACGGACCTGTTCACCCCGCTGCTGCACGCCATCCACCAG AGATCGGGGGTGGGGCCGTACGGCGGGAGGACGGGGACGGAGGACGGGGGGAAGGTGGACCTGGCGTACCGAGTCGTGGCCGACCACATCCGAACGCTGTCGGTCTGCATCGCTGACGGAGTCCATCCAGGCATGTCCGGAGCAGA GCTGGTGCTGAGGAGGATCCTGCGGAGGGCGGTCCGGTTCTGTGTGGAGGTTCTTCAGGCTCCTCAGGGAGCGCTGGCCAGCCTGGTTCCTACCGTCACCCACATACTG GGTGACGTGTATCCGGAGCTGCACAGGGAGGAGGACCGG ATCGTGGACGTCATCAACGAGAACGAGGCTCAGTTCCTGGCCTCTCTGCAGCAGGGCAGCAGGCTGATCCAGCGCACGCTCAGCAGGGAGGACTACAAACATGGAGTCTTCCCAG CCTCGGTGGCCTGGTCGCTGCACAGGGACCTGGGCTTCCCTCTGGACCTGGTGGACCTGAtgctggaggagaagggggTCCAGGTGGACCGCCCGGAGCTGGAGAGACTGATGGCAGAGAGCCAGAAG GTGGCGTCCGAGTCGTCTCAGTCAGCCGATGAGTCCCAGGTCGTGCTGGACGTCGTCAGCCTGGCGGAGCTGCAGCGTCTCGGGGTTCCTCACACCGACGACGGCCTCAAATACCGGTACCGACTGGACCAGGACCGATACG TGTTCCCAGCGTGCCGAGCGACGGTCCTGGCGCTGCACGACGGCCAGACCCTGGTGTCGGAGGTCCCTGAGGGCCGGCGATGTGGAGTCATCCTGGACCGCACCTGCTTCTACTCCGAGCAAGGGGGGCAGTCCCACGACCGGGGCTACTTCACCAGGGACGGGCTGCAG GACCCGGTGCCGTACCCGGTGGAGGCGGTGCTGAGGGCGGGGGGCTACGTGGTCCACCAGGTGACCGCAGCCGACAGCCTGAAGACTGGAGACCAGGTCCAGCTGCATCTGGACCAG cTCCACAGACTGTCCTGTATGGTGAAGCACACAGCGACTCACATCCTGAACTTTGCTCTGAGGAAAGTTCTCGGTCCCTCGGTTCAGCAGAGAGGATCTCACGTGTCGGCCGAACGTCTCCGCTTCGACTTCACCGCCAAG GGTTCTCTGACTGTCCcgcagctgcagcaggtggaAAGCTGTGTTAACGACATcgtctcagccaatcagatcgtcCACAGCCAGGAGCTCCCTCTGCAGAGAGCCAGGAGCATCACGGGCCTGAGGACAGTGGACGAG GTGTATCCTGATCCCGTCCGGGTGGTGTCCGTGGAGGTGCCGGTCTCTGAGCTGCTGGACAATCGGACGTTGGACAAAGAGACGTCCGTGGAGCTGTGCTGTGGAAC TCACCTACTGCGGACCGGAGCCGTCCAGGACCTGGTGATTGTCTCCGAGAGACAGATGGTGAAAGGGATCAGTCGGATCGTCGCCGTGACGGGACGGGAAGCAGCGCGG GCTCGAGAGGCCGGACAGGTGTTGTCTCAGGACGTGGACTCTCTGTCAGCCAGACTCCCAGACTCCGCCTCCAGCATCGACTCCGCCCAGAGACTCGCCAAGGAGGTCGGCGTCCTCTCTGAC GCTTTAGATAACACCCCCATCCCCCAGTGGCAGCGCAGGGAACTGCAGAGTCGACTCAAAGCTCTGCAGAGGACCAGCAACACGACGGTCAGGAAACTGGAGACCAGAGAG GCTGCAGCCAGAGCTCAGGCTTTGCTGGAGAGGAGCGGAGGGAAGGAGGTtgtggtggagctggtggacaCGGACTCTCTGTCG GTCCTGATGAAGACCGTGAACCAGCTcagctccctctctcctctcagtcACGTGATGCTGCTCGCTCACCAGAGGCATTCTGGGAAGGTTCTGTGCGCCTGCCAGGTTCCCAAG GACTCTCCTTCCATCGCTGCCTCTGATTGGGCGGTGGAGGTGTGTCGCCGCCTCGGGGGGCGCGCTGGGGGCTCCGCGCTGGTTGCCAAGGGAACAGGAAGCAGCGGCGACATCGCCGAGGCCGTGAGGTGGGCGGAGGACTTCGCCCGCCAGAAAACACGGACGTGA
- the capn2l gene encoding calpain 2, (m/II) large subunit, like, with the protein MSGIAAALQHRREKDQGVGTNDQAVKYLNQDYEALRQSCLESGRLFQDDTFPASCSSLGFDELGPSSYKVRGVTWERPTELTSEPEFIISGASRTDICQGALGDCWLLAAIASLTLNEEVLARVVPHGQSFRDGEYAGIFHFQFWQFGEWVDVVIDDRLPVKDGELIFVHSAEGREFWSALLEKAYAKLNGCYEALSGGSTTEGFEDFTGGIAEVHDLDKPSPSLFHIIQKALGRGSLMGCSIDITSSADSEAVTSQKLVKGHAYSVTGAAEVDYQGDREKLIRIRNPWGQVEWTGDWSDNSMQWRYISDEDRERLSHRSEDGEFWMSFTDFLRHYSRVEICNLTPDALSDDGVSKWALSKFEGNWRRGSTAGGCRNYPDTFWTNPQFVIRLDEEDDDPDDNEVGCSFVVGLIQKNRRRMRKMGQDMHTIGFAIYEVPDEYSGRRNVHLDRNFFLRHASAARSETFINLREVCSRFCLPPGEYLIIPSTFEPQMDGDFCVRVFSEKQAEFQVLDDPIESRVEPINIDEDDVDDRFRQLFGQLAGGDCEISVFELQKILNKVVTKRSDIKTDGFSIATCRNMVNLLDKDGSGKLGLVEFKILWTKIENFLNIYREKDVDKSGTMSSTEMRTAVEEAGFSLNSPLHQILVARYSDPDLTIDFDSFVSCLVRLETMFNTFNALDKDDSGTVELNLMEWLNVSLL; encoded by the exons ATGTCGGGCATCGCGGCCGCCCTGCAGCACCGCCGGGAGAAGGACCAGGGCGTCGGCACCAACGACCAGGCGGTGAAGTACCTGAACCAGGACTACGAGGCTCTGCGGCAGAGCTGCTTGGAGTCGGGTCGACTGTTCCAGGACGACACGTTCCCGGCTTCGTGCTCCTCGTTGGGCTTTGACGAGCTGGGCCCGAGCTCCTACAAGGTCCGGGGTGTGACCTGGGAGAGACCCACG gAGCTGACCTCTGAGCCCGAGTTCATCATCTCTGGAGCCTCCAGGACCGACATCTGTCAGGGAGCTCTGG GTGACTGCTGGCTGCTCGCTGCCATCGCCTCCCTCACCCTCAACGAGGAAGTTCTAGCTCGAGTTGTCCCTCATGGACAAAGTTTCAGGGATGGAGAGTACGCTGGCATCTTTCACTTTCAG TTCTGGCAGTTCGGTGAGTGGGTGGACGTGGTGATCGACGACCGGCTGCCGGTCAAAGACGGAGAGCTGATTTTCGTCCACTCGGCCGAGGGGAGGGAGTTCTGGAGCGCCCTCCTGGAGAAGGCCTACGCCAA GTTGAACGGTTGCTATGAGGCTCTGTCTGGAGGATCGACCACCGAAGGCTTTGAGGATTTTACCGGAGGAATCGCTGAGGTCCATGACCTGGATAAACCCAGTCCTAGCCTGTTCCACATCATCCAGAAGGCTCTGGGTCGAGGTTCTCTGATGGGCTGCTCCATCGAC ATCACCAGCTCGGCCGACTCGGAGGCCGTCACCTCTCAGAAACTCGTCAAAGGACACGCCTACTCTGTGACAGGTGCAGCTGAG GTGGACTACCAGGGAGACCGGGAGAAGCTGATCCGGATCAGGAACCCCTGGGGTCAGGTGGAGTGGACCGGCGATTGGAGCGACAA ctcgaTGCAGTGGCGTTACATCAGCGACGAGGACAGAGAACGTCTCAGCCACCGCTCAGAGGACGGAGAGTTCTG GATGTCGTTCACTGACTTCCTGCGCCATTACTCCCGGGTGGAGATCTGTAACCTGACTCCTGACGCTCTGAGCGATGACGGCGTCTCTAAATGGGCTCTGTCCAAGTTTGAGGGCAACTGGAGGAGAGGATCCACGGCCGGAGGCTGCAGGAACTACCCTG ACACGTTCTGGACAAACCCTCAGTTTGTGATCAGgctggatgaggaggatgacgaCCCGGACGACAACGAGGTCGGCTGCAGCTTCGTGGTTGGTCTGATCCAGAAGAACCGCAGACGCATGAGGAAGATGGGACAGGACATGCACACGATCGGCTTCGCCATCTACGAG GTTCCTGATGAG TACTCTGGACGGAGGAACGTTCACCTCGACAGGAACTTCTTCCTTCGCCACGCCTCCGCCGCTCGCTCTGAAACCTTCATCAACCTGAGAGAGGTCTGCAGCCGCTTCTGTCTGCCGCCCGGAGAGTATCTCATCATCCCGTCCACCTTCGAGCCGCAGATGGACGGAGACTTCTGTGTCCGAGTGTTCTCAGAGAAACAGGCCGAATTCCA AGTGCTGGACGACCCCATCGAGTCCCGAGTCGAGCCG ATCAACATCGACGAGGACGACGTGGACGATCGTTTCAGACAACTGTTTGGACAGCTGGCAGGAGGG GACTGTGAGATCAGCGTCTTTGAGCTTCAGAAGATCCTGAACAAAGTCGTGACAAAAC GTTCTGACATCAAGACTGACGGCTTCAGCATCGCCACCTGCCGCAACATGGTCAACCTGCTGGAC AAAGACGGCAGCGGTAAACTGGGTCTGGTGGAGTTTAAAATACTTTGGACCAAAATTGAGAACTTCCTG AACATTTATCGTGAGAAGGACGTGGACAAGTCGGGGACAATGAGCTCCACAGAGATGAGGACAGCAGTGGAAGAAGCTG GCTTCAGCCTGAACAGCCCTCTCCATCAGATCCTGGTGGCTCGCTACAGTGACCCAGACCTCACCATAGACTTCGACAGCTTCGTCAGCTGTTTGGTTCGTCTGGAGACAATGTTCA ACACGTTCAACGCTCTGGACAAAGACGACTCTGGGACCGTGGAGCTCAATCTGATGGAG TGGCTCAACGTGTCCCTGCTCTGA